The DNA sequence tgcatgcagaagatctcagcaTCTCCATATAgtgctgagagctgctgccagtcaaagccgacaatattgagccagatggaccaatggtctcacttggtttaaggcagcttcctatgttcccagatACCTCTTATTAGCACTTAGACCTTACCTGCTTGGATGGTGGGCAGCGTGATTTGGCTTGGCCCGTGTTGGTTGGTAGCTGTACAAGACACATTGGTGAGGCTGGAGGTGGGGCCTGTCAATATCCCAATGATGGCCTGTCCCCAGGAGACTGAGGCTGCTTGCAGCTCAGAGCTGTTGAACTCCCCAGGAATGGTACGGTTTGGTAGACGCCACTCGATTTCAGGTAAGGGGTTTCCCTCGGCTATGCAGTAACACGTTACTATCTCTCCAGTCCGTGACCGGGTGCAGTTCCCTTGAGGCAGGATCACTGGCTTATCTGCAAGGATGGCAGAGGGATATTTTAAAAACTAGAACAACCAGACGTCACAGTGTGTGTTCCCATGGTCCAAGCTGCTACACTTTCAAAAGCTTAAAgggttttaaaatgtgcacttaatgcagccttgcaaataagtacTAGCCTGCAAGAGGTTTTTTTACCAGTTTATGGAGGCTAGTAGAACAGGGAAGAAGACAGAGACGTGAAGGGCTgaaaaagtgggtggggaaataGTTTCCCCCATTCCTTCTGTCCTGTCATTCAAATCTCTAGACAGAGATTGAATAtaccacacaccacacatttaaagcacacaactttcccccaaagaatcttgggaactgcagttaggGGTGCTGGTaactgtagccctgtgaggggtaaactatagttctcaggatccttgggggaagtaatgtgctttaaactgGAGGCCCCTCCCCCCAGTGTTGGGCGCATCTCGGTGTCTCTGCTTAACATGCATTATTGGACTGTGTCTGATAGGCAGAAATTCATCCGGCAAAGCTTTCCCAGGCATGGAGATgccacaacagcaacaacagcaataaaaaaaaaaatcacccattGCATTTTTATAAAGGCATAGGAGCTCCAGGCGAAGAAAAAGGTGGCAACTTGACATAGTAAACATTAACGGTGTGACTTTGCCACTAAGCCCTGATTAGGCCACAGATAAATATGGTGATAGTGAAACAAGAAATCAAAGCCTCTCCTTACACTCCACGTTGAGGTAGGTGGGCGGCGAGTCTTCCCCCATCCCGACATCATTCTCTGCAACACAGTGGTATGGCCCCGAGTCCCTCCGCACATCTGCCAGGGTCACCTCTGCCCCAACACCTGCTGCCCGCAGTGGTGCTTTGCGAGGCCCGAAGAACCACCGGTAACTGACAGCCGGGGGGTTGCTCTGGCTGCTGCATCGGAGGGTGACGCTGTCTCCTTCTTTCAGGTTTGGATTCCCCACTACGGAGACGACAGCATTTTTGGGAGAATCTGGAAGAGTCCATCAGAGTAGGGCAGAAGTCAATGGAAACCCATTTTGCTGCTAAGGATGCACACTTCATCCTACACCTCACCTATTGATCCCAACTCCTCCAtctgcacctgctgaatttctaccTGTTTTCTAGGAATTAAAGGTGCAGGGTCACACAAAAAGGGGGATAACACCATATGGTTGCAACGGGTGACGGGgcccacatccacaccatgtatttaaagcacacagctttccccaaagaatcatgggctgctaggaattgtagcactgtgatgCTATAGTTCTCATGATTgtttggggggagccatgggCTATAAACATCTTGTTTCCATGCTTCAAGTGGGTTTAGAAAATGATTGTTCAAACCCCCTCCACCCTTTCCCAGACTTTCCTaaactgcaggaatcttttcacCTTAGATTAAAAAACATGCCCACTTTTATTTATAAAGCTAGCAAGTAACTAGTCCTCATGGTAGCTGGAAGAAAATGTCTTAAGAATTTAAAATGAGAGCCGAATTTCAAGGGCAGAGCATCTATAGCTTTGAAGTGAAGGGGGCCTTCCGACCGAGTCTCCATCCACAATACTGTGTCCAGACACTCACATTTAACGTTCAGGTAGATTCCATTGCGAGACTGTTGCTGGTTTGGGAAGGTGGCTGTGCACTGTAGGTATTTGCCATGATCCTTGTGCGAAGGGGTGTAGCTGAGCCCCGATTCTGTCCTCCAGGAACCCCCAGCAAGACGTTCCTGGACTGTGGCAGCCTTGCCTCCCACAAGGTTCCAGGTCAGAGTAGGTGGAGCCAAGGGGCAGGTGTGCAGGGTTGAACAAGCGATCAGGGTGCGGTCGCCTTCGGTCAGTAAGCCTGGGTCACTCATCTCCAGTTGCGATGGAGTGTCTGCAAGCAAAAAGGCTACAAatcagcccgagggccacattccattgtggggaacctttcaggggccacatgccagtggtggacagggccagagcactcctctcccacacacccctcaaaCTTCTGTCCAGGAatgcaagaggcatgatcagagttcaaggacgtattctagccaggcaaaaactctcaaggaggtgcagtgaggggtgtggcctgaggaaggGGTGTGCcctgggaagagtcctgagggccagacagagatgcCATTAAGGCCAAATTTGGGCCCTGGCCATGAGATTCCTCCATGAGCGAGTGAGAGACTGGAATGCAGTGGGAATGAGAAGGTGGACCAAGACCAAGCCGGGCAGTGCGATGGGATAGGAGTCTCCTGGGAGGAGCAATAGTCACGTGATGCAGGGAAGGGGAAGGCTGAGCTGCCACCTAAAACCCCACCCACAGAAAGGGGGTGTTGAGCCCCATGGGTCATGTGACATGGGCACGGGGAGGTTGGGGGGTCCCGG is a window from the Lacerta agilis isolate rLacAgi1 chromosome 8, rLacAgi1.pri, whole genome shotgun sequence genome containing:
- the LOC117051629 gene encoding myelin-associated glycoprotein-like, which codes for MRLSGKGLPLACLLVLFYSPVSDAWTSMLPSSIQALKGSCVVIPCSFTFPGSRDSWGGKFSVAWYQYRSRGYPEIYNSKSQGSVLSEYQGRTEVLGDLEMGNCTLSINPVRSEDAMSYYVWINPDSVKHRFYDVTVRVDVADTPSQLEMSDPGLLTEGDRTLIACSTLHTCPLAPPTLTWNLVGGKAATVQERLAGGSWRTESGLSYTPSHKDHGKYLQCTATFPNQQQSRNGIYLNVKYSPKNAVVSVVGNPNLKEGDSVTLRCSSQSNPPAVSYRWFFGPRKAPLRAAGVGAEVTLADVRRDSGPYHCVAENDVGMGEDSPPTYLNVEYKPVILPQGNCTRSRTGEIVTCYCIAEGNPLPEIEWRLPNRTIPGEFNSSELQAASVSWGQAIIGILTGPTSSLTNVSCTATNQHGPSQITLPTIQAGDTTLLLMASGGAVGGLLFFSLLGTVIYKVTKSRKKGQKQEEDEEQEDPTLYVTDENGEQKTSLKVEKPSRSKKKEEQFNMYSKSKGGGGSPAADNDLSTKAYESMAVVEDYENVSAGELTGLYGNLGNWQPNSGTDQIYSNV